Genomic window (Pseudomonas sp. MM211):
ACTGGATGCCGTGGTCAATCTGGCTGGCGCACCGATCGCCGACCGCCCCTGGAGCAAGGCGCGCAAGCAACTGCTGTGGGAAAGCCGCATCCAGCTGACCGAGCGCCTGCTGGCCTGGCTGCAGGCCCGTGAGCAGAAGCCAGCCGTGCTGTTGTCCGGCTCGGCAGTCGGTTGGTACGGCGACAGCGGCGAGCACATCGTCGACGAGCAGGCCCCCTCGGGCGCTGATTTCGCCGCGCAACTGTGCGTGGCCTGGGAGGACACCGCACAGCAGGCTGAAGCTATGGGGATTCGCGTGATCCTGCTGCGCACCGGCCTGGTGCTGGCGAAGCAGGGCGGCATTCTCAAACGTATGGTCACGCCATTCCGCTTTGGGCTGGGTGGCCGCATCGGCGGTGGACGCCAGTGGATGCCGTGGATACATATCGCCGACCAAATCGCCTTGATTGATTTTCTCTTGCAGCAGGAGCAGGCGCGCGGTCCCTATAATGCGTGCTCGCCACACCCGGTACGCAACGCTGAGTTCGCCAGTGAGCTCGGCCACGCCGTGCATCGCCCTGCCATCATGCCGTTGCCAGCCTTCGCACTGCGCGCCGGCCTCGGAGAAATGTCGCTGCTCCTGCTCGGCGGCCAACACGCGCTGCCAGTGAGGACGCAGGAAGCCGGCTTCGAATTTCGTTTCACTCATCTGGACGTGGCTCTAGTGGATTTGCTGAGCCTTCATTGACGGGATGACATTGCATGACCGACCACGCTTTACTGCTCGTTAACCTGGGCTCACCGGCTTCCACCGAGGTGGCCGATGTGCGCAGTTACCTCAACCAGTTTCTGATGGATCCCTATGTGGTTGATCTGCCGTGGCCGCTACGGCGGTTGCTGGTGTCGCTGATTCTGATCCGCCGCCCGGCGCAGTCGGCCCATGCCTACGCGTCGATCTGGTGGCCGGATGGTTCGCCGCTGATCGTTCTTAGTAAGCGCCTGCAGGAGGCGATGAAAACCCAGTGGATCCAGGGGCCGGTCGAACTGGCCATGCGCTATGGCGAGCCTTCGTTGGAAACCGTGCTGACTCGCCTGGCCAGCCAGGGCATCACCCAGGTCACTCTGGCGCCGCTGTATCCGCAGTTCGCCGACAGCACCACCACGACCGTGATCGAAGAAGCCAAAAGGGTGGTGCGTGAGCGCAAACTGCCGATCCGTTTCGCCATCCTGCAGCCGTTCTTCGACGACCCCGACTACCTCGATGCCCTGGCCGAGAGTGCACGGCCTTATCTGCAGCAGGATTTCGATCATCTGCTGCTTAGCTTCCACGGCTTGCCGGAACGACATATCCGCAAGCTGGTGAAGCACATCGATCCGCAGCACGACCTGCGTCGCCCTGACAGCGTGGGCGTCAGCGACGAGGTGCTGGCGCGTTGTTACCGCAGCCAGTGCCAGCGCACCGCGGAGGCCTTCGCTGCGCGTATGGGCCTGCGGCCCGAACAGTGGTCGGTGTCGTTCCAGTCGCGGCTGGGCAAGGACAAGTGGATCGAGCCCTACA
Coding sequences:
- a CDS encoding TIGR01777 family oxidoreductase, with protein sequence MHILITGGTGLIGRALCHQWIEQGHRLTVWSRRPEQVAMLCGTRVRGVGRLEDIGDEPLDAVVNLAGAPIADRPWSKARKQLLWESRIQLTERLLAWLQAREQKPAVLLSGSAVGWYGDSGEHIVDEQAPSGADFAAQLCVAWEDTAQQAEAMGIRVILLRTGLVLAKQGGILKRMVTPFRFGLGGRIGGGRQWMPWIHIADQIALIDFLLQQEQARGPYNACSPHPVRNAEFASELGHAVHRPAIMPLPAFALRAGLGEMSLLLLGGQHALPVRTQEAGFEFRFTHLDVALVDLLSLH